A section of the Burkholderia mallei ATCC 23344 genome encodes:
- a CDS encoding extracellular catalytic domain type 2 short-chain-length polyhydroxyalkanoate depolymerase gives MPMRHAAARAVLAAAFTITLAAAPAGARAAPPLPALRADANRVSVSGLSSGAYMALQYQVAYSASVVGVGVIAGGPYYCAAGSVANTDLCRGLVPNMVPDSGRLVAAAQGFAASGQIDPLANLQRARIYLFSGTKDTLVRQSAVDATWSFFWLVGVPVTNIVYVADVPAGHAFVTPSAGNACDANAAPFINHCTVGQSGYDQAGALLDAIYGPLAPPAATPTGRAIAFDQREFAPASSGLAAQGYAYVPRTCDANAGCKVHVVFHGCLQSAAVVRDMTTYDNWADANGIVVLYPQVAKTSTPNDPQGCWDWFAYTGQNYAWKSGAQMRAVRAMIERVTSAP, from the coding sequence ATGCCGATGCGCCACGCCGCCGCGCGCGCGGTTCTCGCCGCCGCATTCACGATCACGCTCGCCGCCGCGCCCGCGGGTGCGCGAGCCGCGCCGCCGCTGCCCGCGCTGCGCGCGGACGCGAATCGCGTCTCGGTATCCGGTTTGTCGTCGGGCGCGTACATGGCGCTCCAGTATCAGGTCGCGTATTCGGCGTCGGTGGTCGGCGTCGGCGTGATCGCGGGCGGCCCGTACTATTGCGCGGCGGGCAGCGTCGCGAACACGGATCTCTGCCGGGGGCTCGTGCCCAACATGGTGCCGGATTCGGGGCGGCTCGTCGCCGCCGCGCAGGGCTTCGCCGCGAGCGGGCAGATCGATCCGCTCGCGAACCTGCAGCGCGCGAGAATCTATCTGTTCAGCGGAACGAAGGACACGCTCGTCCGCCAATCGGCCGTCGACGCGACGTGGTCGTTTTTCTGGCTCGTCGGCGTGCCCGTGACGAACATCGTGTACGTCGCCGACGTCCCGGCCGGTCATGCATTCGTCACGCCGTCCGCGGGCAACGCGTGCGACGCGAACGCCGCGCCGTTCATCAACCATTGCACGGTCGGGCAATCGGGCTACGATCAGGCGGGCGCGCTGCTCGACGCGATTTACGGGCCGCTCGCGCCGCCCGCCGCGACGCCGACGGGACGCGCGATCGCGTTCGACCAGCGCGAGTTCGCGCCGGCGTCGAGCGGACTCGCGGCGCAAGGCTACGCGTATGTGCCGCGCACGTGCGACGCGAATGCCGGCTGCAAGGTGCACGTCGTGTTTCACGGCTGCCTGCAGTCCGCCGCCGTCGTGCGCGACATGACGACGTACGATAACTGGGCCGACGCGAACGGCATCGTCGTGCTGTATCCGCAGGTGGCGAAGACGAGCACGCCGAACGATCCGCAGGGATGCTGGGACTGGTTCGCGTACACCGGGCAGAACTACGCGTGGAAGTCGGGTGCGCAGATGCGCGCGGTGCGGGCGATGATCGAGCGGGTCACGTCCGCGCCGTGA